The nucleotide window GCATCGCGTCCTTTACCTACTGATTTTACGCGGTAATCTAAAATATTTACTGTGCCATTAACAAGCTGCTCAAGCGTATTAAAGATTGCTTCAACGGAGCCAGAGCCTGTTGCTGCTAATGTTTTCACATCTCCTTCAGGTGTCACTACAGAAGCTGTTGCCGTTGGAATATTTTCTGTACCATACTGAACTTGAACACATTTCAATTCAAATAACGGTACATCTCCTACCGAAACTTGCTGCTCCGTTAATATTGTGACTAAATCTTCTTCCGTTACTTCCTTCTTTCGATCTGCAAGCTTTTTAAACTCTGCAAATGCTTTATTGAGCTTTTCTTCTGAAAGCTGGAAGCCCATTGTTTCTGCACGATCTCTAAATGCTGCGCGACCAGAATGTTTCCCTAGTACTAATGGGACTTCATCTTCGCCTACTAATGCAGGTGAAATAATTTCATATGTTTCAGGATTTTTTAATACACCATCTTGGTGAATGCCTGATTCATGGGCAAATGCGTTTTTACCAACAACGGCTTTGTTTGGTTGAATGACAACATTTGTTAAACGGCTTACCATTTGTGATGTACGTTTAATTTCTTTTAAATTGAGACCTGTTTCGACACCGTAAATATCTTTACGAATGTGTAACGCCACACCGATTTCCTCAAGCGCTGCATTACCTGCGCGTTCCCCAATGCCGTTAATCGTACATTCTACCTGATCCGCACCATTTTGCACTGCTGCAATGGAGTTAGCAACGGCCATCCCTAAATCATCGTGACAGTGAGCTGAAAACTTCACCTTTTCAGCATCTTTTACGTTTTCACGTAAGTAACGGAAAAGCGCACCATATTCTTCAGGAGATGCGTAGCCAACTGTGTCTGGAATGTTGACTGTCGTTGCACCAGCAGCAATGACTTCACCAAGAATTCGAACTAAAAATTCTTTATCTGATCGGAATGCATCTTCAGCTGAAAACTCAACTAAAGAAAACTTTTCTTTTGCGTACTTAACAGCAGCGACGGCTTGCTCCACAACTTGATCAGGATTTTTCTTTAGCTTATATTCCATATGAATCGGACTTGTTGCGATGAATGTATGCACATGTGGTTGCTCAGCATGCTTTATTGCTTCCCATACCGCATCAATGTCACTTCGTACTGCACGTGCTAACCCAGTAACGATTGAATTTTTCACGGTTTTTGCGATTAAAGATACCGCTTCAAAGTCACCAGGAGATGAGGCAGGAAAACCCGCCTCGATAATTGTGACACCTAGACGCTCTAGTTGCTTTGCGATTTCAATTTTCTCAGCGGTATTTAAGTTAATGCCAGCTGACTGTTCTCCATCGCGTAATGTTGTATCAAAAATATCTATTTTTCTCATATTATTTCACTGTAACCTTTTGTTTTCCTTGATTGATGAATGGCATCATTGCACGTAATTTTGCACCAACTTCTTCGATTTGGTGGTTTGCACCAGCTTCTTTGAACTTCGTATACTCTGGACGACCTGTTTCATTTTCTTCGATCCAACGTTTCGCAAAAGTACCGTCTTGAATATCCGTTAAAACATCTTTCATACGCGCTTTAACTGAAGCATCGATAATACGTGGTCCTGATACATAGTCTCCCCACTCAGCAGTATCTGAGATTGAGTAGCGCATTGTTGCCATACCACCTTCAAACATCAAGTCAACGATTAATTTAAGTTCATGTAATGTTTCAAAGTATGCAAGCTCTGGTTGGTAGCCCGCTTCTACTAATGTTTCAAAACCAGCTTTTACTAATTCAGTTGTACCACCGCAAAGAACTGCTTGCTCACCGAATAGATCTGTTACTGTTTCTTCAGCAAAAGTTGTTTCAAGTAAACCGCCACGTGCCGAACCAATTCCTTTACCGTAAGCAAGTGCTAAGTCACGTGCTTCTCCAGTAGCATCTTGGTGGATTGCGAATAATCCTGGTACACCTGCTCCTTCAGTAAATTGACGACGTACTAAGTGACCTGGTCCTTTTGGAGCTACTAAGAATACGTCAACATCGGCTGGTGGTTGGATTTGACCAAAGTGTACATTGAAACCGTGAGCAAACATTAGTGCTTTACCAGCTGTTAAATGCGGCGCAATTTCAGCTTCATATACCGCTTTTTGACGCTCATCTGGAAGTAAGATTTGAATTACATCGGCTTCAGCAGCTGCTTCGGCAACCGTTTTTACATCTAACCCATCTTCTTTTGCTGCATCATAAGATTTACCAGGACGGATACCAACTACTACATCAAATCCTGATTCTTTTAAGTTAAGTGCGTGTGCATGGCCCTGAGAACCATAACCGATAATTGCGATTTTTTTACCTTTAAGTGCTTGCTCGTTAATTTCGTTTTCATAATACATTTTTGACATTTTCATTTCCTCCATTTAAGTAAAAGTTATATTTTTTTGAAATGTGGGCTTCCGATGTCATCATCCACCCAGATTTATTGCAACATTTATTTCAAAATCGATAATTGGGGACCTTCGACTTTTTGTGCTTCTCGAACAGATGCAGTTGCACCAGTTCGTGTTAATTCTTTTATGCCATAAGGACGGATAAGCTCGATAAAGGCATCAATTTTTTCTGGGTGACCTACGACCTCGTATGTGACAACATTTTTTGATGTATCAACTACCTGTGGACGAAATGGCTCCACGATTGCATTCATCTCTAATCGTAAATTCGGTGGTGACACTACTTTAACAAGTGCTAGCTCACGAAGTACGATCGATTTTTCTGTAATATCATTGACCTTTAATACATCAATTTGCTTTGATAATTGCTTAATTAATTGTTCAATCTTACTTTCATCTTGAATGTTAACGACGAATGTCATTTTAGAAAAATTCGGCTGCTCTGTATGACCAACTGTAATAGACTCAATATTGAATTGACGTTTCATCAATAGGCCTGTTACTCGGTTTAATACGCCACTTTGATTGATTACTGTTACTGTAATTACACGTTTCATGGTTTTTCCACTCCAATCATTTCATGTAATCCTTTACCTGGTGCTACCATTGGATATACACTAACTAATTGCTTTACTCGACAGTCAATTACGACTGGCTCGTCTGAAAGTATCGCTTCTGCAAATATTGCTTCTGCTTCAGACAGTTTTTCGATTTTATAGCCCTTCACACCATAAGCATCTGCTAATTTAACGAAGTCTGGCTGAATCGGCATTAATGATTGAGAATATCGCTCTTCATAGAACGTTTCTTGCCATTGACGTACCATTCCTAAGCAACTGTTGTTTAGGATGATTACCTTTACGGGTAAATTAAACTCTTTTAGTAAGGCAAGCTCTTGGTTCGTCATTTGGAAACCTGCATCCCCTACAATAGAAATAACCTTTTTATCTGGACGGGCGAATTGAGCACCGATTGCTGCCGGGAATCCAAAGCCCATTGTTCCTAAACCACCTGATGTAACCCAACCATGATCATTATTTAAATGATAGTATTGAGCAGCCCACATTTGATGTTGACCAACGTCAGTCGTAACAATTGCATCACCATTCGTTAATTTATGAATGATTTCTATTGCCTGTTGCGGTAATATTTCTTCTCCCGCTTCCTCGTACCAAAGTGGATACTTTTCTCGACTGTCATTTAAAAAATCTAACCAATTAGAAGTATCAGGACCAACAAAATCCTTTTTCAGCAGTGCTTTTAACGCTTCTTTTGCATCCGCAACAATTGGAATATCCGTCGGTACATTTTTACCGATTTCAGCTGGGTCAATATCAATATGAACAATCGTTGCATTCGGTGCAAAAGTGGCCAAATTGCCTGTTAATCGGTCATCAAAACGAGCACCGATATTAATTAATAAATCACTTTTTGTAATGGCATCATTTGCTGTTGCATAACCGTGCATACCGGCCATTCCGAAAAATTGTTCATGTTTTCCATGAATACTCCCCAGACCTAATAACGTACTAACGACTGGTAACTTATATTTTTCTATAAATTCAGTTAATTCCTCTCGTGCATCGGCAAATAAAACACCCGCACCTACAAGTACTAAAGGTTTTTTTG belongs to Solibacillus sp. FSL R7-0682 and includes:
- a CDS encoding 2-isopropylmalate synthase, giving the protein MRKIDIFDTTLRDGEQSAGINLNTAEKIEIAKQLERLGVTIIEAGFPASSPGDFEAVSLIAKTVKNSIVTGLARAVRSDIDAVWEAIKHAEQPHVHTFIATSPIHMEYKLKKNPDQVVEQAVAAVKYAKEKFSLVEFSAEDAFRSDKEFLVRILGEVIAAGATTVNIPDTVGYASPEEYGALFRYLRENVKDAEKVKFSAHCHDDLGMAVANSIAAVQNGADQVECTINGIGERAGNAALEEIGVALHIRKDIYGVETGLNLKEIKRTSQMVSRLTNVVIQPNKAVVGKNAFAHESGIHQDGVLKNPETYEIISPALVGEDEVPLVLGKHSGRAAFRDRAETMGFQLSEEKLNKAFAEFKKLADRKKEVTEEDLVTILTEQQVSVGDVPLFELKCVQVQYGTENIPTATASVVTPEGDVKTLAATGSGSVEAIFNTLEQLVNGTVNILDYRVKSVGKGRDALGEAVINLNYNGYTSTGRDSALDVLEASAKAYLNAINRHLIQQKVREQQPVVQ
- the ilvC gene encoding ketol-acid reductoisomerase codes for the protein MSKMYYENEINEQALKGKKIAIIGYGSQGHAHALNLKESGFDVVVGIRPGKSYDAAKEDGLDVKTVAEAAAEADVIQILLPDERQKAVYEAEIAPHLTAGKALMFAHGFNVHFGQIQPPADVDVFLVAPKGPGHLVRRQFTEGAGVPGLFAIHQDATGEARDLALAYGKGIGSARGGLLETTFAEETVTDLFGEQAVLCGGTTELVKAGFETLVEAGYQPELAYFETLHELKLIVDLMFEGGMATMRYSISDTAEWGDYVSGPRIIDASVKARMKDVLTDIQDGTFAKRWIEENETGRPEYTKFKEAGANHQIEEVGAKLRAMMPFINQGKQKVTVK
- the ilvN gene encoding acetolactate synthase small subunit, which gives rise to MKRVITVTVINQSGVLNRVTGLLMKRQFNIESITVGHTEQPNFSKMTFVVNIQDESKIEQLIKQLSKQIDVLKVNDITEKSIVLRELALVKVVSPPNLRLEMNAIVEPFRPQVVDTSKNVVTYEVVGHPEKIDAFIELIRPYGIKELTRTGATASVREAQKVEGPQLSILK
- the ilvB gene encoding biosynthetic-type acetolactate synthase large subunit, which codes for MSANVSANQAFDNQLEEKQQVRKPRDGADILVQALHEQGVDIIFGYPGGAVLQIYDAIYRNPIRHILTRHEQGAIHAAEGYARVTNKPGVVIATSGPGATNLVTGIADAMIDSIPLVIFTGQVATSVIGTDAFQEADIMGITTPITKHNYQVQDVADIPRIVKEAFHIANTGRKGPVVIDFPKNVSQTLFQEDIKTPDDIYLPGYQPTTKPNYLQIQKAIQALTLAKKPLVLVGAGVLFADAREELTEFIEKYKLPVVSTLLGLGSIHGKHEQFFGMAGMHGYATANDAITKSDLLINIGARFDDRLTGNLATFAPNATIVHIDIDPAEIGKNVPTDIPIVADAKEALKALLKKDFVGPDTSNWLDFLNDSREKYPLWYEEAGEEILPQQAIEIIHKLTNGDAIVTTDVGQHQMWAAQYYHLNNDHGWVTSGGLGTMGFGFPAAIGAQFARPDKKVISIVGDAGFQMTNQELALLKEFNLPVKVIILNNSCLGMVRQWQETFYEERYSQSLMPIQPDFVKLADAYGVKGYKIEKLSEAEAIFAEAILSDEPVVIDCRVKQLVSVYPMVAPGKGLHEMIGVEKP